One Lasioglossum baleicum chromosome 6, iyLasBale1, whole genome shotgun sequence genomic window carries:
- the LOC143210088 gene encoding dynein axonemal assembly factor 4, translating into MPAIVIKSYTWRQTSEFVILNIPLRGNPTNVDLFVVDNYLKVSFPPFIVELFLWAEIIEKGSNCVIADQEAILSLQKTEVGKEWPTLEVENIDKDTKRKYRNQALDRAQAKAEELEKIRKEKRQHLQREAVKEQININTATLNKIDAIRNAHRKEAMLELEDWRSKAEVPFLPEVEGAVQENRKAYKPPLNWFKDDSDRLKSRALTDDVIMSTATITEVIEDETPELEEASSNSNEKKNVDDGKIVERKQENENIDGKNKQETTDDSSSSEDSDDNDESKSVELRKKKNPRPGWESVQAAINGKLIKRNSIFDEPSKSVPFPRKKGTISVTFSDRKFPTPARESSHLEEQEWLEKQAEARRKVGFDSADLRPEERDPLWLKNKGDEFFKVGNHLAAISAYTYGIKISDKFASLYVNRSAAHYALGNYCRCVEDCSKALELMEPKCESNLESRVRCHARRGAALCKLSSPQHGIPELEAALKLAPDNESIKRDVLAAKQYFDLKD; encoded by the exons ATGCCAGCTATAGTTATCAAAAGTTATACTTGGAGACAGACGTCGgaatttgtaattttaaatatacCTCTGAGGGGTAATCCAACAAATGTGGACTTGTTCGTGGTTGACAATTACCTGAAG GTCAGTTTTCCACCGTTTATAGTGGAATTGTTTCTCTGGGCCGAGATTATCGAAAAGGGAAGCAACTGTGTCATTGCAGACCAAGAAGCGATCCTCTCGTTACAGAAAACGGAAGTTGGCAAAGAATGGCCTACTCTGGAAGTAGAAAATATAGACAAAGATACTAAAAGAAAATATCGCAACCAAGCTTTGGATCGTGCTCAAGCGAAGGCCGAAGAACTCGAGAAAATTAGAAAGG AAAAGCGCCAGCATTTGCAGAGAGAGGCAGTtaaggaacaaattaatatcaACACAGCTACGTTGAATAAAATCGACGCGATAAGAAATGCTCACCGGAAGGAAGCCATGCTGGAACTCGAAGATTGGAGGTCGAAGGCTGAGGTGCCGTTTCTACCGGAAGTGGAGGGCGCAGTGCAGGAAAACAGGAAGGCTTACAA GCCTCCGCTGAATTGGTTCAAAGACGACAGCGACAGATTAAAATCTCGAGCATTGACCGACGACGTTATAATGAGCACCGCTACAATCACAGAAGTGATTGAAGACGAAACACCGGAACTGGAAGAAGCGTCGAGTAATTCGAACGAGAAGAAGAACGTCGACGATGGAAAGATCGTTGAACGAAAACAGGAAAATGAGAACATTGACGGGAAGAATAAACAGGAAACTACGGACGATTCTAGTAGCTCGGAAGACTCTGATGATAATGATGAATCGAAATCAGTGGAATTGAGGAAGAAGAAAAATCCGAGGCCCGGATGGGAGTCCGTGCAAGCAGCGATAAACGGCAAGCTTATAAAAAGGAATAGTATATTCGACGAGCCATCGAAGTCGGTGCCGTTTCCACGGAAAAAGGGTACCATTAGCGTCACATTCTCGGACCGGAAGTTCCCTACTCCCGCTAGGGAAAGCTCCCATCTCGAGGAGCAAGAA TGGCTGGAGAAACAAGCGGAGGCGAGACGGAAGGTAGGATTCGACTCTGCGGATTTGCGACCGGAAGAACGAGATCCACTGTGGTTGAAGAATAAAGGAGA CGAGTTCTTCAAAGTCGGAAACCACTTGGCAGCAATTAGTGCTTACACGTACGGCATCAAGATCAGCGATAAATTCGCGTCGCTGTACGTAAACCGGTCGGCAGCTCATTATGCGTTGGGGAATTATTGCAGATGCGTAGAGGACTGTTCAAAA GCACTGGAACTAATGGAGCCGAAATGCGAGAGCAATCTGGAGTCTCGAGTCAGGTGTCACGCTCGACGAGGCGCGGCACTTTGTAAATTGTCCTCGCCTCAGCACGGTATTCCCGAGCTGGAGGCTGCTCTGAAATTGGCACCGGACAATGAGAGCATAAAACGCGACGTACTGGCTGCGAAACAGTATTTCGACCTGAAGGattaa